The Faecalibacter bovis genome includes the window AGGAAAACAAATTCTTGAAATGGGTTGGAGAGAAGTTTATGTGAAAGATAAACAGGAAGATAAAAAAGATGACGAGGAGAAGATCATGCCAATTTTTAATATTGGTGAAAAAGGTCCTCACGAACCGTTTATACATAAAGGAAAAACAACGCCACCAAAATTTTATTCAGAAGCAACCTTGTTACGAGCTATGGAAACTGCTGGCCGACAAGTTGATGATGAAGAAATGCGAGAGTTGATGAAAGACAACGGAATTGGTCGACCTTCTACGCGTGCCAATATTATTGAAACGTTATTTAAACGTAAGTACATCGAAAAGAAAAAACGTAATATAATTGCGACACAAACGGGTATTGATTTGATTGATACAATTCAGGATGAATTATTAAAGTCACCTGAATTAACTGGAGTTTGGGAACGTAAACTTCGTTTGATGGAAAAAGGTGAATACGAATTAGAAACTTTTAAACAAGAACTAATTTCAATGGTAACCGAATTGACAAATTCTGTTAAGAAAAGTTATTTTCGTCCAATCGCTTCTCATACAACGAAAAATGTAGAGGAAAAACAATCTAAGCCTAAAAAGGAAAAAGAGAAAATTTTGATTGAAGATTCTACTTGTCCGAAATGTAAGGAGCACAAAATTGTGAAAGGTAAAACTGCCTATGGTTGTGCAAACTTTAAGGCATGTGGTTTTATGATTCCGTTTGAAATTGGTGGAAAAAAATTAACAGATAACCAAATTCATCAATTATTAACGAAACAAAAAACAGTAAAAATAAAAGGTTTTGTAGATGTAAATACCAACGAAAAATTTGATGCAAAGTTGGTTTTAGATCCTATGTATAAATTAGATTTTGAACGATAATTAATTATAATAATCATTCATAACTGAAAGATGTTCCTTGATACGATCTTTTAAAATCTGAGGTTCTATTACTTTTACAAACTTACCCATAGATAATATTTCGCTGATAAAATCGGTTGTGATGTACACTTTTAGTCCAAACACCATTTTATCAGCAGATTTTTTTAAAACCTTTTGAGAACTGTGTAATGGCAAAGTCTCAAGATAAGCACTTTGTCTTAAATCTACTTCTAATTCAACATCAAAAGGTTCTTCTGTATTAGGTGCGATAATTCCAAAGCAATGTTGGTATTTTTCATCATAATCAAAATTGATTTTCTTCCCAATTTTTTCATTTGAAATCAAAACTTTCGACATTCTTTCAATTCCAAAATTTTTAATTAAATCGTTTTCTTCAGCAATCAAATACCAACGGTTATTGAATTCTTTAATTGCGATTGGATTTAATTTGCGTGAAGTTTCTTCAGTTTCTCCGAATTTTAAATAATTGAATTCTAATTTTCGTTTTTTCTGAATGGCTTGAATAATATCGGGTAAATATTCGGCACGTTTTGGTTGTCGTTTCTCTAAATAAACAACATTGTCTAAAGAATTAGTTAGTTTTAAAGCTGAAAAACTATTTATTTCTTCAATAGTTTTCAGGAATAAATCAGAAGAATAATCATCTTGTTCTATATGATAACCTTTGTTTGATCTGCTATAAACAATATCAATTCCTAAGATTGTCCTAATTTCTCGGATATCTCGTTGCAACGTTCTTTTAGAAAAATTAAACTCTAAAGTATCATCGTAAACTTTCATCATTTCGAACTGATCTTCTAAAAAAGATTCTAATTCCTCGAAAGAACAATACTTTTGTTGAGATAATTTTCTAACAATATTAAAGTAACGAGCGATATATCCTTGTTTTGACATTGATTTTTGCTTTAGAAACAAATTTAAATAATTTAAAGTAATAAAAAAGTAGTACTCGTATTTTGAGTACTACTTCCTAGTAAATTAAAAGAATTTTAAAAATCACATTATTCTATTTTTATATCACTTTGGATACTATCGTTTTTGATAATTTCGTTTGGATCTTCATTTTCTGATTTTACATTTTTAATAAAATCAGTAAGTGTAGATACAATTTCTGAATTTGAAGGTTGATCG containing:
- a CDS encoding helix-turn-helix transcriptional regulator encodes the protein MSKQGYIARYFNIVRKLSQQKYCSFEELESFLEDQFEMMKVYDDTLEFNFSKRTLQRDIREIRTILGIDIVYSRSNKGYHIEQDDYSSDLFLKTIEEINSFSALKLTNSLDNVVYLEKRQPKRAEYLPDIIQAIQKKRKLEFNYLKFGETEETSRKLNPIAIKEFNNRWYLIAEENDLIKNFGIERMSKVLISNEKIGKKINFDYDEKYQHCFGIIAPNTEEPFDVELEVDLRQSAYLETLPLHSSQKVLKKSADKMVFGLKVYITTDFISEILSMGKFVKVIEPQILKDRIKEHLSVMNDYYN